In Sebaldella termitidis ATCC 33386, one DNA window encodes the following:
- a CDS encoding Gp138 family membrane-puncturing spike protein has protein sequence MSTRDDVIILNEISEKTKQGAKDEIHTTLLAKITRVNNVKMTCSITFLQPALQQGEQVFPPDTDNVPIKPIFSAGKFMCNVPYAIGDVVKVDFSERSIDEILFLKHKEPTATQDYRQFSFNDGIVVGGFADENKYPEDFYILHTSGTYIRITEEGKILTSGEWTHEGNLTIKGSSTAEDHISDGISGKNHLHGGITIGSSKTQKPE, from the coding sequence GTGAGTACAAGAGATGATGTAATTATCTTAAATGAAATATCTGAAAAAACAAAACAAGGGGCGAAAGATGAGATACATACAACATTACTTGCAAAAATAACAAGAGTAAATAATGTAAAAATGACCTGTAGTATCACTTTCTTACAACCGGCATTACAACAAGGAGAACAAGTTTTTCCTCCTGATACAGATAATGTACCAATAAAACCTATTTTTTCAGCTGGTAAATTTATGTGTAATGTTCCTTATGCAATAGGAGATGTAGTGAAAGTTGATTTTTCTGAAAGAAGTATTGATGAAATATTATTTTTAAAGCATAAAGAACCAACAGCGACGCAAGATTACAGGCAGTTTTCTTTCAATGATGGAATTGTTGTAGGTGGTTTTGCAGATGAAAATAAATATCCGGAAGATTTTTATATTTTACATACTTCTGGAACATATATAAGGATAACTGAAGAAGGTAAAATTTTAACAAGCGGAGAATGGACTCATGAAGGAAATTTAACTATTAAAGGAAGTAGTACAGCAGAGGATCATATTTCAGATGGCATAAGCGGTAAAAATCATTTACATGGTGGAATTACAATAGGAAGTAGCAAAACGCAGAAACCGGAATAG
- a CDS encoding baseplate hub protein has product MSLNVDVKKFNYDKPFGKLMEVEFIKDDRSLIYDLKNFDLSFNIEKDRTGYSNTLEITLFNIGAKEIGTEDTGEQNQVDIDILSRKPVVFLSAGYENTQFDILFKGYVEDIKPFFEGNDIGYKIICGQANDKWYKTIVNVKYAEGIHYSEVIKNIANLIGLGIGKIELTVDLPYPRGYSEQGNLKKLLEDIAKNSQSIFYIEEDLLYFTPALSSLNDLIDIDFSEIIDKIEETDLGYKFKTFMNGNIKPNVKINIQNLGEMIVDKVTYIGEFETGEFHIEVEVVDVTLLSRKIGEELTEVRNDAQEQLNKKIEKDKKKEESKK; this is encoded by the coding sequence ATGAGTCTTAATGTAGATGTAAAAAAATTTAATTATGATAAACCATTTGGGAAATTAATGGAAGTAGAATTTATAAAGGATGATAGATCACTTATATACGATCTAAAAAACTTTGATTTATCTTTTAATATTGAAAAAGATAGAACAGGATATAGCAATACTTTAGAAATAACACTTTTTAATATTGGAGCTAAAGAGATAGGGACTGAAGATACTGGAGAACAAAACCAAGTAGATATAGATATTTTGAGTAGAAAGCCTGTTGTTTTTTTAAGTGCTGGATATGAAAATACACAATTTGATATATTGTTCAAAGGGTATGTTGAAGATATAAAACCATTTTTTGAAGGGAATGATATTGGGTATAAAATCATATGTGGGCAAGCTAATGATAAATGGTACAAAACAATAGTAAATGTAAAATATGCCGAGGGAATTCATTATAGTGAAGTTATAAAAAATATAGCAAACTTGATAGGATTAGGAATAGGAAAGATAGAATTAACAGTTGATTTGCCTTATCCACGGGGATATTCAGAACAAGGAAATTTAAAGAAATTGTTAGAGGATATTGCGAAAAACTCACAAAGTATTTTTTATATTGAAGAAGATCTATTATATTTTACACCTGCTTTATCTTCTCTTAATGATCTTATTGATATAGATTTCTCTGAAATAATAGATAAGATTGAGGAAACTGACTTAGGGTATAAATTTAAAACTTTTATGAATGGAAATATTAAACCTAATGTTAAGATAAATATTCAAAATTTAGGTGAAATGATAGTTGATAAAGTGACTTATATTGGTGAATTTGAAACGGGAGAGTTCCATATAGAAGTAGAAGTTGTTGATGTAACATTATTATCAAGGAAAATAGGTGAAGAGCTGACTGAAGTAAGAAATGATGCGCAGGAGCAACTGAATAAAAAAATAGAGAAAGATAAAAAAAAGGAGGAAAGCAAAAAGTGA
- a CDS encoding baseplate J/gp47 family protein, giving the protein MTIEEFKNKYGVTADGLVVPYFEDYKVLYTLAAQKYIDPDFEIDSSEEIGEMFEVWSYVGEEISRLLLLIYGSMFPQTASGTVLDNYALEAGIERSQGSYASGELEIDGTAFYIVKKGFQVAKSGNYIYSTIEDVQLDLTGYGVVKIQSIGFGTDYNASIGDVNIVISNNEYVNAVMNVTPIEGGKGIESDAELRERIFGGNGTGDPSLPGIKNALKNNSKLRKVEVYQNATEEYDSVYELEPTQIKIIASGVIDQEIAEIIFQTISAGIETVGNVAFNVTSEDGQISQIKIQEADEILLYIRISNIVFKQKLTDDELKLLIYESVNQELDNDDFGYKLNYEKIRSRIQIISFIDEVDVEISTDGNVYVQNDIILDVDEFASLDINNIIIEETT; this is encoded by the coding sequence ATGACAATAGAAGAATTTAAAAATAAATATGGAGTAACAGCTGATGGTTTAGTAGTTCCATATTTTGAAGATTATAAAGTTTTATACACTTTAGCGGCTCAAAAATATATAGATCCTGATTTTGAAATTGATAGTTCTGAAGAAATAGGAGAAATGTTTGAAGTATGGTCATATGTAGGTGAAGAAATAAGTAGATTGTTGCTCTTAATCTATGGTTCTATGTTTCCACAAACAGCTTCCGGAACTGTTTTAGATAATTATGCTTTAGAAGCTGGAATTGAAAGAAGTCAGGGAAGTTATGCAAGCGGTGAATTAGAAATAGACGGCACAGCCTTTTATATAGTAAAAAAAGGATTTCAAGTTGCTAAAAGTGGGAATTATATTTATTCAACTATAGAAGATGTACAGTTGGATTTGACAGGGTATGGAGTAGTTAAAATTCAATCAATTGGTTTTGGAACAGATTATAATGCTTCAATTGGAGATGTCAATATAGTTATATCAAATAATGAATATGTAAATGCTGTAATGAATGTTACTCCCATTGAAGGAGGTAAAGGTATTGAGAGTGATGCGGAATTAAGAGAAAGAATATTCGGTGGTAACGGAACTGGAGATCCTAGTCTTCCAGGTATAAAAAATGCATTGAAAAATAATTCTAAATTAAGAAAAGTAGAAGTTTATCAAAATGCGACAGAAGAATATGATTCTGTATATGAATTAGAGCCGACACAAATAAAAATAATAGCAAGTGGAGTTATTGATCAAGAAATTGCTGAGATAATTTTTCAAACAATAAGTGCAGGTATTGAAACAGTAGGAAATGTAGCTTTTAATGTGACTTCAGAAGATGGACAAATTTCACAAATAAAAATTCAAGAAGCAGATGAAATTTTGTTATATATAAGAATTAGCAACATAGTCTTCAAGCAGAAGTTAACAGATGATGAATTGAAATTATTGATTTATGAATCAGTTAATCAAGAATTAGATAATGATGATTTTGGTTATAAATTGAATTATGAAAAAATAAGATCGCGTATACAAATAATAAGCTTTATTGATGAGGTTGATGTAGAAATATCAACAGACGGAAATGTTTATGTACAAAATGACATTATTTTGGATGTTGATGAATTTGCAAGTCTCGACATTAACAATATTATAATAGAGGAGACAACATGA